Proteins encoded together in one Halothermothrix orenii H 168 window:
- a CDS encoding secondary thiamine-phosphate synthase enzyme YjbQ translates to MKSYREYLWFNTKNRVELINITDRVQQIVDKSGIDEGLCLVNAMHITASVFINDDEPGLHSDFKKWLEELAPHEPISRYAHNGFETNADAHLKRQIMGREVVVAITGGKLDFGPWEQIFYGEFDGQREKRVLVKVIGE, encoded by the coding sequence ATTAAATCATACCGCGAATATCTGTGGTTTAACACCAAAAACAGGGTTGAACTTATAAATATTACTGACAGGGTTCAGCAAATTGTTGATAAGAGTGGTATTGATGAGGGGTTATGCCTTGTTAATGCCATGCATATAACGGCCAGTGTTTTTATTAATGATGATGAACCAGGCCTGCATAGTGACTTTAAAAAGTGGCTGGAGGAACTTGCTCCCCATGAACCTATATCCCGGTATGCCCATAATGGGTTTGAAACAAATGCTGATGCTCATTTGAAAAGGCAGATTATGGGGCGTGAGGTAGTGGTGGCAATAACCGGGGGTAAACTTGATTTTGGCCCCTGGGAACAGATATTTTACGGTGAGTTTGATGGTCAAAGGGAGAAAAGGGTTCTGGTCAAAGTAATAGGTGAATAA
- a CDS encoding phosphatase, with amino-acid sequence MPADLHIHSTYSDGSYTPAELVSYAAKKGLKTIAVADHDTVEGVAEALKYGRERGIEVIPAIEFSTFRKKAEIHILGYFIDYNNNDFLAEIDKIYQARLNRARKMVEKLNELGVEISYEEVRNLAGDDYVGRPHIARAMIKKGYITEMGEAFTDDYIGNNGRAYVPKYQLSPERAIQLIKEADGIPVLAHPHFINRGDPLKKEEISRLVEGGLEGIEVYHSKHSEEVSNYYLGVARELDLLITGGSDFHGDNSPDIDMGDVVIEDSYVDRLKAHWGGFLDE; translated from the coding sequence ATGCCAGCAGATCTACACATACATTCTACATATTCAGACGGGTCTTATACCCCGGCTGAACTGGTTAGTTATGCGGCAAAAAAGGGGTTAAAGACAATAGCTGTGGCTGACCATGATACAGTGGAAGGGGTTGCAGAGGCTTTAAAATACGGCAGGGAAAGGGGAATTGAGGTTATTCCTGCTATTGAATTTTCGACTTTCCGTAAAAAAGCGGAGATACATATACTCGGGTATTTTATAGATTATAATAATAATGATTTTCTGGCCGAGATTGATAAGATATATCAGGCCCGGCTGAACAGGGCCAGGAAGATGGTTGAAAAACTTAATGAGCTCGGAGTTGAGATAAGTTATGAGGAGGTAAGGAACCTGGCTGGTGATGATTATGTAGGACGGCCCCATATTGCCAGGGCTATGATCAAAAAGGGTTATATCACTGAGATGGGAGAAGCCTTTACCGATGATTATATCGGGAATAATGGTCGGGCTTATGTCCCCAAATATCAGCTATCCCCGGAACGGGCTATTCAATTAATTAAAGAGGCGGATGGTATCCCTGTCCTGGCCCATCCCCACTTTATTAACAGGGGTGACCCCTTAAAGAAAGAGGAGATCAGCAGGTTGGTGGAGGGAGGCCTTGAGGGAATAGAGGTCTATCATTCCAAGCATTCTGAAGAAGTCAGCAACTATTACCTGGGGGTAGCCCGGGAACTGGATCTTCTTATCACTGGAGGTTCAGATTTTCATGGAGATAATTCTCCTGATATAGATATGGGTGATGTTGTTATAGAAGACAGTTATGTAGACAGGCTTAAAGCCCACTGGGGAGGTTTTCTGGATGAGTGA
- a CDS encoding sulfotransferase family protein, which yields MNDDIKVKILKDAVIVAGHPRSGTSLACQLVESAGVKFPSDFAGDDYNKGGYYELALSKDLSKRLIKKAMTVENTIDMNKIIERLNSCRGTAGLKIVRIPAIFFYRHVARNLKAVFVYRNPADVKASLFRRGISGFSPGWLENNNALIAAYENIENSIVVSYESLLSGKEWVKQGFQKLGLDVDLDLVKKEERTQQRSRVLVTAEEEKMYQILQELERESCRV from the coding sequence ATGAATGATGATATTAAGGTAAAGATATTAAAAGATGCAGTCATAGTTGCCGGCCACCCGAGAAGTGGGACTTCCCTGGCCTGTCAGCTGGTTGAGAGTGCCGGGGTTAAGTTTCCATCTGATTTTGCCGGTGATGATTATAATAAAGGCGGATATTATGAACTGGCTTTGAGTAAGGATTTATCAAAACGTTTAATAAAAAAGGCTATGACTGTAGAAAATACCATTGATATGAATAAAATAATAGAGAGGTTAAATTCCTGCAGGGGGACAGCCGGTCTTAAAATTGTAAGAATACCGGCCATCTTCTTTTACCGTCATGTCGCCAGAAATTTGAAAGCTGTCTTTGTTTACCGGAATCCGGCTGATGTTAAAGCCAGCCTTTTTAGAAGGGGTATTTCTGGATTTAGCCCCGGCTGGCTTGAGAATAATAATGCCCTGATTGCTGCCTATGAAAATATAGAAAACAGTATAGTAGTTAGCTATGAATCTCTTCTTTCCGGAAAAGAATGGGTTAAACAGGGTTTTCAGAAGCTGGGACTTGATGTAGATCTTGACCTGGTGAAAAAAGAAGAGAGGACCCAGCAGAGGAGTCGAGTCCTGGTGACCGCCGAAGAGGAAAAAATGTATCAAATCCTTCAGGAACTGGAAAGGGAGAGCTGTAGGGTCTGA
- a CDS encoding ArsR/SmtB family transcription factor has translation MDKKEDFPCDVCEVFDPNTKIVKMLKDTQINDEIINRLAELFKTMSDPTRVKIIYALRERELCVCDISELLNMSPSAVSHQLRVLRNMNLVKYRKEGRSVFYSLDDDHVLTLFSQGLEHVLEE, from the coding sequence TTGGACAAAAAAGAAGATTTCCCCTGTGATGTCTGTGAAGTCTTTGACCCCAATACCAAAATAGTTAAGATGCTGAAAGATACCCAGATAAATGATGAAATAATTAATAGATTAGCTGAATTATTTAAAACCATGTCTGATCCGACCAGGGTTAAAATTATTTATGCCTTGAGGGAGAGGGAGTTATGTGTCTGCGATATATCTGAGTTGTTAAATATGAGTCCTTCAGCTGTTTCCCATCAGCTAAGGGTATTGAGGAATATGAATCTTGTTAAGTATCGTAAAGAGGGTCGCTCTGTCTTTTATTCACTGGATGATGACCACGTTCTAACCCTGTTTAGCCAGGGTCTGGAACATGTCCTGGAAGAGTAA
- a CDS encoding YdcF family protein, producing the protein MVITVYLIKKRSNRLIVGLACISLVLMYILSSAVGVMLFLIPLETKFPYYNISRYDKELPIVVLGGGINYFGEKGEGKLNPITLQRLVTGYRLYKEVETTLIFTGGQGIGHSGPSEADVAGEFLRELGINQEALVLENRARNTYENGLYVRDYLEQRNGLDRGVYLVTSAVHLPRAVGVFRRLNLKVVPVPAGYFADHTQGWLDFFPARSNLNATLAAIHEWIGLLWYKVRGRI; encoded by the coding sequence GTGGTTATTACTGTTTATTTAATTAAAAAAAGGAGTAACCGCCTGATCGTGGGGCTGGCCTGTATATCCCTTGTTTTAATGTATATATTGTCATCAGCTGTGGGGGTTATGCTGTTTTTGATACCCCTGGAAACAAAATTCCCGTATTATAATATCAGTAGATATGATAAAGAACTCCCTATTGTGGTTCTGGGAGGAGGTATTAATTATTTTGGTGAAAAAGGTGAGGGAAAGTTAAATCCGATAACCCTTCAGCGGTTAGTAACCGGTTACAGGTTATATAAAGAAGTAGAAACCACCCTGATTTTTACCGGGGGGCAGGGTATCGGCCATTCCGGCCCCAGTGAGGCTGATGTTGCCGGGGAGTTCCTCCGGGAGCTGGGAATTAATCAGGAAGCTTTAGTTCTGGAAAACAGGGCCCGCAATACCTATGAAAACGGATTGTATGTCAGGGATTACCTGGAGCAGAGAAACGGGCTTGATAGAGGTGTTTATCTGGTTACTTCGGCTGTTCACCTTCCCCGGGCAGTTGGTGTTTTCCGGAGGCTAAATCTTAAGGTGGTGCCGGTACCGGCGGGGTATTTTGCTGATCATACCCAGGGCTGGCTTGACTTTTTTCCGGCCCGATCTAATTTGAATGCTACCCTGGCTGCTATTCATGAGTGGATTGGCCTTTTGTGGTATAAGGTCAGGGGCAGGATTTAA
- a CDS encoding SLC13 family permease, protein MRLKRIIVVCGLIISLFLLLIPPPAGLTVSGKNAFAIFIISLTLWVTNIIPLAMTSLLGMALIPLLGVMDVEESFSLFGNKAIFFILGALILAAGIQKTGLGVRIAYRILLFFDGSANNLIGGILTTAALLSCIMPEHAVAALLFPIVIQISRSLNLKPMESQLGKALFLSLAWGAVIGGITTYLGGARNLLAVDILQKNYHISIGFVNWILMALPIPIIILILAYFTITYFFKPEITDSVEAKKKLEKIMGNQGQLSKSEKKLIAVLIMVILMWLLLSSRVDIAITALLGGVAIFVLDIVKWKDIVDYVNWGVIFMYGGAIVVASSLSITGAAAWLSSTIFSSISVSPFIFIAVITLVTKLLTEGISNVAAVAIILPLAFSWGEISQINPIATTLAVALSGGLAFCLPMGTPPNAIAFSAGYYRISDVLKVGVILNIISWVVVLLISKFYWPLLGINL, encoded by the coding sequence ATGAGGTTAAAAAGGATAATTGTCGTCTGTGGTCTTATAATAAGTTTGTTTTTATTGTTAATACCGCCACCGGCAGGGCTTACGGTATCTGGCAAAAATGCCTTTGCCATTTTTATAATCAGTTTAACCCTCTGGGTTACTAACATCATACCCCTTGCTATGACCAGCCTTCTGGGTATGGCTTTGATTCCCTTACTCGGGGTTATGGATGTTGAGGAGTCCTTTTCTCTGTTCGGGAATAAGGCTATCTTCTTTATCCTGGGGGCCTTAATTCTGGCTGCAGGAATCCAGAAAACAGGCCTCGGGGTCAGGATAGCTTACCGGATATTACTTTTTTTTGACGGGAGTGCCAATAATTTAATTGGTGGTATTTTGACAACAGCAGCTCTCCTATCGTGTATTATGCCCGAACACGCTGTAGCAGCCCTGTTGTTTCCGATAGTGATTCAGATATCACGCAGTCTAAATTTAAAACCGATGGAAAGTCAACTGGGTAAGGCCCTGTTCCTGTCCCTGGCCTGGGGAGCTGTTATCGGGGGGATAACTACCTATTTAGGTGGAGCCCGGAATTTGCTGGCGGTAGATATTCTCCAGAAAAATTATCACATTTCCATAGGTTTTGTTAACTGGATTCTTATGGCCCTTCCCATTCCCATTATAATTTTAATACTGGCCTATTTTACAATTACATATTTCTTTAAACCGGAAATAACGGACTCAGTTGAGGCTAAAAAGAAACTGGAAAAAATAATGGGTAATCAGGGCCAACTCAGTAAATCGGAGAAAAAACTGATTGCTGTCCTTATAATGGTTATTCTGATGTGGCTTTTACTATCCTCCAGGGTTGACATTGCTATTACGGCCCTTCTGGGGGGAGTGGCTATTTTCGTCCTTGATATCGTTAAGTGGAAGGACATTGTAGATTATGTAAACTGGGGAGTAATCTTTATGTACGGAGGGGCTATTGTTGTAGCCAGCTCCCTGAGTATTACCGGTGCTGCTGCCTGGCTCTCCAGTACGATTTTCTCCAGTATTTCTGTAAGTCCCTTTATCTTTATTGCTGTTATTACCCTGGTTACTAAACTTTTGACCGAAGGGATCAGTAATGTGGCTGCTGTGGCCATCATACTTCCCCTTGCCTTTAGCTGGGGTGAAATAAGTCAGATAAACCCGATAGCAACTACACTGGCTGTTGCCCTATCAGGAGGTTTAGCCTTCTGTTTGCCCATGGGGACTCCTCCCAATGCCATTGCGTTTTCGGCTGGTTATTACAGGATAAGTGATGTCCTGAAGGTTGGGGTCATTTTGAACATAATTTCCTGGGTAGTGGTATTGTTAATCAGTAAATTTTACTGGCCACTCCTCGGTATAAATTTATAA
- a CDS encoding AEC family transporter → MELNFIAILSKFIPVVVLMGIGYYLRVKTYISQNTVNDIKKLVVNIALPALLFNSFLNVNFQVNYLYIIIMVFLGNLILLFTGYKFKGFIGVDDEYVPLLFSGFEVGMLGIPLFTAVFGIENVKYIGIIDIGHEIYIWFVLLGILLTLKKGKQSYKQLARSFITSPIIIAILMGMVFNTAGIPGLLKNIYLYNGIIDSISLLSNITVPLILLIIGFELDFKANSVRLPLKISALRLIFAVLVAGLIGFTFVDFLKLNRMYVLALMVMFILPPPFIIPLFIKEDKDKDKSYIYNTLSLHSLISIAAFMAVSLLASIMFL, encoded by the coding sequence ATGGAACTTAATTTTATTGCAATTCTCTCTAAATTTATTCCAGTTGTTGTTCTAATGGGGATTGGTTATTATCTAAGGGTTAAAACCTATATTTCACAAAATACTGTAAATGATATTAAAAAACTGGTGGTAAATATAGCTTTACCGGCTTTACTTTTTAATTCATTTTTAAATGTAAACTTTCAGGTTAACTATCTTTATATTATAATAATGGTTTTTCTGGGAAATCTGATTTTACTGTTTACTGGTTATAAATTTAAGGGTTTTATAGGGGTTGATGATGAATATGTACCGTTGCTGTTCAGTGGCTTTGAAGTAGGGATGCTGGGAATCCCTCTTTTTACAGCTGTATTTGGGATAGAGAATGTAAAATATATTGGTATTATTGATATTGGTCATGAAATATATATATGGTTTGTATTACTGGGTATTTTACTTACCCTCAAAAAGGGAAAGCAGAGCTATAAACAGCTTGCCAGATCCTTTATAACATCACCCATAATTATTGCTATTTTGATGGGAATGGTTTTTAACACAGCCGGTATACCAGGTCTTTTGAAGAATATCTATCTCTATAACGGGATAATTGATAGTATAAGCCTCTTATCGAATATTACCGTTCCCCTGATTTTATTAATAATTGGGTTTGAACTGGATTTTAAGGCAAATTCGGTTCGGCTTCCCCTCAAGATTTCAGCCCTAAGACTGATATTTGCTGTTCTGGTTGCTGGCCTTATAGGTTTTACCTTTGTTGATTTTTTAAAGTTAAACAGGATGTATGTTCTGGCCCTGATGGTAATGTTTATCCTGCCACCCCCTTTTATAATACCACTCTTTATTAAGGAGGATAAAGATAAGGACAAAAGTTATATATATAATACCCTGTCTTTACATTCTTTGATTTCTATAGCTGCCTTTATGGCTGTTAGCCTTCTGGCCAGTATCATGTTTTTATAA